One segment of Coffea arabica cultivar ET-39 chromosome 7c, Coffea Arabica ET-39 HiFi, whole genome shotgun sequence DNA contains the following:
- the LOC113698655 gene encoding PI-PLC X domain-containing protein At5g67130: protein MRKRCSNINFISGSRRALKSFAVTGTQNHPFYLLLVILIVPVAFIPATACSTGNCQLLDSCTSATDCGPGLYCGNCPAVGKTQPFCTRGQATIPTSIINGLPFNKYTWLVTHNSFSIVDAPSLTGAQRITFYNQEDTVTNQLRNGVRGLMLDMYDFEDDIWLCHSFRGQCYNFTAFEPAIDTLKEVEAFLNENPTEIVTIIIEDYVHAPKGLTKVFSNAGLDKYWFPLSKMPKKGEDWPTVTDMIKDNHRLLVFTSDSSKEATEGIAYQWKHMVENEAGDPGVVPGSCPNRKESKPLNSKSASLFLQNYFPTIPDQNQACKEHSVALIDMINTCYKAASNVIPNFLAVNFYMRSDGGGVFDAVDRMNGQALCGCTVITACQAGASFGSCKNVPASNTTPATTSPAGSFSGSVQLTGAVAAIQPSRVMSTCIYSMSILLLLL, encoded by the exons ATGAGGAAGAGATGCAGCAACATCAACTTCATCAGCGGCAGCAGGAGAGCTCTTAAATCCTTCGCTGTTACGGGAACCCAAAACCATCCGTTTTATCTTTTACTGGTGATACTAATTGTCCCTGTCGCCTTTATCCCCGCTACTGCTTGCTCCACCGGCAATTGCCAG CTCCTGGACTCTTGTACCTCTGCAACTGATTGTGGGCCTGGCTTATATTGTGGAAACTGTCCAGCAGTGGGAAAGACTCAACCTTTCTGCACCAGAGGACAAGCTACCATCCCTACTTCAATT ATCAATGGGCTGCCATTTAATAAATACACATGGCTGGTGACCCACAATTCATTCTCAATTGTGGATGCCCCATCTTTAACGGGTGCTCAAAGGATCACATTTTACAATCAAGAGGATACAGTTACTAATCAACTCAGA AATGGAGTGAGGGGATTGATGTTGGACATGTACGATTTCGAGGATGACATCTGGCTCTGCCACTCGTTTCGTGGCCAGTGTTATAACTTCACTGCCTTT gaGCCCGCGATTGACACCTTAAAGGAAGTGGAAGCATTCTTGAATGAGAACCCAACTGAAATCGTTACCATCATAATTGAGGACTATGTCCATGCCCCCAAAGGCTTGACAAAGGTATTCTCGAATGCTGGGTTGGACAAATATTGGTTTCCGCTTTCCAAGATGCCCAAGAAGGGTGAGGACTGGCCCACTGTTACTGACATGATAAAAGACAATCACCGGTTGCTAGTTTTCACTTCTGATTCCTCCAAAGAAGCTACTGAAGGAATTGCTTATCAGTGGAAGCACATGGTGGAAAATGAAG CCGGAGATCCTGGTGTGGTGCCTGGTTCATGCCCAAACAGAAAGGAATCAAAGCCACTCAACTCGAAAAGTGCATCCCTTTTTCTACAAAATTACTTCCCTACTATTCCAGACCAAAATCAGGCTTGTAAAGAACATTCAGTTGCCCTTATTGATATGATTAACACCTGTTACAAAGCAGCCAGCAATGTCATACCAAATTTTTTGGCTGTCAACTTTTACATG AGGAGTGATGGCGGAGGTGTTTTCGATGCTGTGGATAGGATGAATGGCCAAGCATTATGTGGATGCACTGTTATCACTGCTTGTCAG GCAGGGGCATCTTTTGGAAGTTGCAAGAATGTTCCCGCGTCTAATACAACTCCAGCTACTACCAGTCCTGCTGGAAGTTTTTCTGGGTCTGTGCAGTTAACAGGAGCTGTTGCAGCAATCCAGCCCTCCCGTGTTATGTCTACATGCATCTATTCCATGTCCATCTTGTTGTTGCTATTATGA
- the LOC113698656 gene encoding F-box protein At5g67140-like, giving the protein MEVEKEGEIDRLPIDLLAHIFTLITCFKDLAQASSVSRKWRQGVKESLARRDKLSFSGWKMDDDSTTRVVCLAFSLKELDISRSRWGCQITDQGLYQLATAKCISNLSSISLWGSTGITDRGVIQLISRATSLQHLNIGGTFITDTSLFAVADSCQELKTIVLWGCRHVTEEGLVVLVNKCRKLESINVWGLRVPLDCFVGLLTISPALQIRPKGMVNVERVSMWPVF; this is encoded by the exons ATGGAGGTGGAGAAGGAGGGGGAGATTGATCGGCTGCCGATTGACTTGTTGGCTCACATATTTAccctcatcacttgcttcaaAGATTTGGCTCA GGCGAGCAGTGTGAGCCGGAAATGGAGGCAGGGGGTGAAGGAATCGCTGGCGAGGAGGGATAAGCTGAGCTTTTCAGGTTGGAAAATGGACGACGATTCCACCACACGCGTCGTTTGCCTTGCTTTCAGTCTCAAGGAGCTTGACAT TTCTAGGAGCCGATGGGGCTGCCAGATAACCGACCAAGGGCTTTACCAATTAGCTACTGCAAAGTGCATTAGCAACCTATCCTCGATATCTTTGTGGGGTTCAACAGGAATCACAGATAGAGGTGTTATCCAACTG ATTTCCAGAGCTACTTCTTTACAACACCTAAATATAGGTGGTACATTTATCACAGATACATCCTTATTTGCTGTTGCAGATAGCTGTCAAGAATTGAAG ACTATTGTCCTGTGGGGCTGCCGCCATGTGACTGAGGAGGGACTTGTAGTCCTTGTAAATAAATGTCGCAAGCTGGAGTCCATAAATGTTTGGGGTCTGAGGGTTCCATTGGATTGCTTTGTTGGTTTGCTTACCATAAGTCCTGCTCTTCAGATACGACCCAAAGGAATGGTGAACGTTGAGAGAGTTTCTATGTGGCCTGTCTTTTAA